Genomic segment of Ralstonia pickettii:
GGTCAGACTACCTTGGAATGCGCCACCAAATGCCAGGGGCCAGGACACACTCATGCCGCGGCGAATCTTACCTGCAGAGGGAAGTTCCGCACCGCTGATCATGCGAATCATCGTGGATTTCCCGGCGCCATTGCGGCCGAGAACACCAATCTTTTCTCCCTTGGCGACGCGCAGGTTGATCCCGTCCAGAACAGTGCGCCGACCCTGACGGGTATGGTAGATCTTGGAGAGATTCGCCAATTCGATCATTCCGGCTCCACTCGCTTGCTGGCGTCCATCACGAAAAACAGACCGACTAACAGCATCACCAGATCGGCAACGACCATGTAACCGATGTCGTAATGGGGCTTGACTAGCGCACCGAAATAGCCCCCGCGTACCATCTCGACGCCATGAACCATCGGAAGCAGCAAAATGTACTTTTGGACGGCCCTTGGCATCCAGTCGACCATGAACAGCGCCCCCGAAAGCGGAAATAGCAGATAGGCGACGGTATGCCAGATCCGTTCAGCAGCTTCACTCCGCTCGCTTAGCGCACCGACGATAAAACCCAGCCCAATGCCAAAGACGGACAGATAGATCCAGCCGCCAATGATCTGCGTGATATCAGCCGGCGGCTCCATCATGCCCAAGGTAACAAACAGCGTTGTCAAAAACAAAAAGGAAATGGTCGCCCCGGCAATCTCCAGAATGACGCGCGACAAAAACAGATCGATCACCCGGACATTACGGTGATACAGCAAGCTCTGATTGGGCTCAATCGCCAACGCGCAACGGCTTGCGCTGTTTCGCCAGACCAGTACCGAGGAATATCCAGTTACGGCAAACGCGGTGATAGGCAAGCTGGAACCATGGGTGGCTTTGCTCAACGTCCACAGCGCTGTCACCCCCAAGGTGAACATCATCGGCTCGAAAAACACCCACAGGAAGCCGATGTTGTGCCGCCCGTAGCGGGTAAGGATTTCGCGCATCAGCAAAGCCCCCACCACGCGCAACTGGATCTGGAATGATCTCAGCAATGGCGTGTCATGTCGCATGCAGGTCTCTTCTCTACCTTAATCGTGGTGCTCGCGAACGCCGGCAAGCACTAAGCTGAGAACCCCCCACACCAGCATGCCCAGGGCGAAAATTTCGAAAATCCGCTTCAACCGCTTCGGTTCGACCGCCACATCCGGCTGATTCGGCTGCACCAGACGTTCCAGGTACAGTTGCTTGCGCTGCGCTTCAGCGCGGGCATTCTCCAGCGCCGCCATCGCCGATGCCAACTGTTTGTCGGCAAACTGCGAGTCGAGTTGAAGGCGGGTGTAGTTGGCGGCCTTATCCGACAGCGAACCCTTGCCCCCCGTTACACCGCCCGTTGCTTCCTGGATTTGTTTTTCCACTGCGGCAATATTGGTTTTCAGCACCGGAATCTGCGGATTCTGTGGCGCAATGGCTTGTAGCTGGGACAGCTGCGTCTGCGTACTGAACAGTTGCGCCTGCAGCGTAGTTACCTGCTGCAATTGCAAGGCCGACTGCCTGTCGGGGTCGAACACGGTGTTCGATTTACGATAGGTCGCCAGCGCTGCCGCCGCATCCTTGGCTTTGGCCGCAGCCGCGTCGACCTCGCCGCGCGCGAACTGCACCATGTCTTTCGCCGCGCGCTCGTTCATGCGGTTGATCAAGTGCTCACTCAGTTCCAGCAGAGACTCATTGATCTTGATCGCATCCTGCGAGGTGAACGAGCGCACCTGCAGCGTGGTGATCGCGGAGGTGGAGTCGAACTCCACCGTGACCACGCGCTTGTTGTAGTACTTCCAGAGCGCTTCAAAACTATCGTCGAACTGCCGCAGGAACCGGCTCAGGATGTCGCCGTGGTTGCCGTAGGCGTCGAGGATATAGTTGTTTCGGTTCAGCTCGCCCAGGGCATCGCGCGATTCGATGTAATCGATCACCGGATAGGTGTCATCCTGCGCCCGCGAGAAGCCGGTGCCCTGCAAGAGCGCACTCAGGCTGCCGCTCTGGCTCTGCCGCTGCGGGCTGCGCACCACAAAGCGCGACTCAGAAACGTAGATATCGGACGCAACAACGCCAAAGTAGAGCGTCGCGAGCGCGGTTGGCACAACAACAGTGCCGAGAAAGAGCCGGTTAACGCGTTTCAAACGCTGCCAAAGCCCACTTCTGCTTCTGGTCGCCTCAGCGGCCGTGTCTTCTCTCAGTACCGTATCCAACGTATTTTCCAATGCAGTGCATCCCGACGCAGTGCGCCAGGCCGGTACCCTGAAGCTGAGCACGCGCTCAACGCCGGGCGATCCATCAATAAACGCAGACTTATCTGCGCGTTACCACCCCAATATGACGGCCGCATGACGCGTTCGCAATTCCTCAATTGAGGGGAGTTGATTATAGCCAGGGCCTCATGACGGCGCTATTGCGCGCCGCAGCCAAACGCATCAGATTAACAACGCCTCCAGGGCATCCCCTTACGAGACATTGCCGCCTAGGGTATCCTCGTGCCCTGCTCGGACTGTCACCGAAGCGAGCTTTGCCTCGCCCTGCAGATCTGACTGCCTCACCCCTCTTCCCTGATACTTAGGCTGCTGCACGCCCCAACAGATGCGCCGATCGTTTCTCGCCCTGCAAGGCACGGCATCGCCTTTCTTCCGCCAACTGCTGTCCGCTCTGAGCGCACGCGGACACCATGTGCAGCGGGTGAACTTCTGCGGGGGCGATCTCGCCTATACCGGCATCGAGAGAGGGTGCAATTACACGGGTGAACTAAATGCCCTTTCTGGCTGGTATTCCGACCTACTCAAATCAGGTAGCTTTACCGACCTCCTACTCTTTGGGGATTGCAGGAAAATCCACCAGCCTGTATATCCGAGTGCCGAGCGAAATAATATTCGCGTGAACGTATTCGAAGAAGGTTATGTCCGGCCTCATTGGCTTACCATGGAAGTGCACGGCGTGAATGGCCGCTCGCGGTTGCCGCGCGACCCGGCGTGGTATCGCGAGCACCGCGCAGTGACGCCGCCCCACGCTCCTGGCCAAAACACCGGCTACAACCTCTACGAACGCGCTTACCACGACATCCGCTACCGCATGGCAAATGCCTTGTACGCCAGCCGTTTTCCGCACTACCAAAGCCATCGCCCCCATAACGGCTACCGCGAATACGCGGGGCTGGCCAAGCGCCTGCTTCAGGAGCGCCAGTATCGGGTTGAAGCGGAACGGCTGACGGAGCGCCTGCTCGCAAAGAAGCTGCCCTACTACTTGTTTCCGCTGCAACTGAATTCGGACTCCCAGATCCAGACCCACTCGCCGTTCGATGGCATCCGGCAGGCGATTGACCATGTGCTTGCCTCGTTCGCCGCGCATGCGCCTGCTGATGCGCTTCTGGTCATTAAGAATCATCCGCTTGACACAGGGCTGATCGAGTATCGCCACTACGCCAATAAAGCCGCAAAGTCGCTCGGCATGGCAGACCGCCTTGAGTTCATCGATGCCGGCCACCTGCCGACCTTGCTCGATCACGCGCGTGGCGTGGTGGTGGTCAACAGCACGGTCGGGCTGTCTGCCCTGCACCACCGCCGGCCGCTGAAGGCATTGGGAACGGCCATCTACGACATGGAAGGCATGACCTGGCAGGGCACCC
This window contains:
- a CDS encoding ABC transporter permease; this encodes MRHDTPLLRSFQIQLRVVGALLMREILTRYGRHNIGFLWVFFEPMMFTLGVTALWTLSKATHGSSLPITAFAVTGYSSVLVWRNSASRCALAIEPNQSLLYHRNVRVIDLFLSRVILEIAGATISFLFLTTLFVTLGMMEPPADITQIIGGWIYLSVFGIGLGFIVGALSERSEAAERIWHTVAYLLFPLSGALFMVDWMPRAVQKYILLLPMVHGVEMVRGGYFGALVKPHYDIGYMVVADLVMLLVGLFFVMDASKRVEPE
- a CDS encoding capsule biosynthesis protein codes for the protein MRRSFLALQGTASPFFRQLLSALSARGHHVQRVNFCGGDLAYTGIERGCNYTGELNALSGWYSDLLKSGSFTDLLLFGDCRKIHQPVYPSAERNNIRVNVFEEGYVRPHWLTMEVHGVNGRSRLPRDPAWYREHRAVTPPHAPGQNTGYNLYERAYHDIRYRMANALYASRFPHYQSHRPHNGYREYAGLAKRLLQERQYRVEAERLTERLLAKKLPYYLFPLQLNSDSQIQTHSPFDGIRQAIDHVLASFAAHAPADALLVIKNHPLDTGLIEYRHYANKAAKSLGMADRLEFIDAGHLPTLLDHARGVVVVNSTVGLSALHHRRPLKALGTAIYDMEGMTWQGTLDTFWREAEEPDMALYQVFLDYLVHHTQINGDFYTRTGIAMATAGAVKRLEAVAHD